In the genome of Bacillota bacterium, one region contains:
- a CDS encoding UPF0182 family protein, giving the protein MRSSWFLRVFLALLALVLLSFFVFSEYYTDFMWFGSLGFAGVFTTVLWTKVWLGLVAGTLFGLFIWANLWWAKGRLWQLQGELIEATLGRAVTPRWIKIILTLAAAAIGVIAGINFAAYWEVFLQYLNRVPFGVGDPIFHRDVAFYVFQVPFLEALYGTVMAAIVIAILGSGALYIFNRQINFGRGMPELMPQPMAHLSLLLAAAFLVKAGGYLLRLYGLVYSPRGVVFGASYTDVHAEAPGLKILAVLAIALAIITALNAFLRRTNLPAIGFGVLLAASFLAGTVYPYFVQQFEVTPNELTREEPYIRYTIEFSRLGFGLDQVDEKEFTAQDGLNQQTLAANQGTIENIRIWDRPQLLSTYAQLQGLRPYYRFNDVDVDRYTINGRYRQVTLAARELDKSVLAQQNSDTWVNRHLNFTHGYGLVMSPTTEVTAEGLPLMMVKDIPPKSTVNVAVTRPEIYFGELTDDYVLVDTKQKEFDYPMGDDNAYTTYQGTGGVKLSSPLVKAAFALRLESFQMLLSDVVQRDSRILLYRNIKPTAAAPLTRQAKIAPFLSYDDNPYIVVGDDGGLFWIIDAYTYSGRFPYSERTPEGMNYIRNSVKVVVDAYNGDTTYYVVDPKDPLIQTYQKMFPSLFTSIDQMRPDLRRHIRYPMGLFQVQAERYATYHMLDPIVWYNKEDKWQGVGLTGAGAATDQSSGQSGQKTVPQPEYIIMRIPGQQAEEFVLIMPYTPTTKQNMIAWIAARSDGEHYGQLLVFKFPKQKLVYGPEQIKARINQDPEIVRQLTLWTSANQGDLMVIPIDNSLVYVRPLYLESATNKLPELKRVIVAYGERVVMEPSLGEALARIFGATPITPGPVTPGTPSPGPSTGTGQSAAVRSLIAQANQLYQQAQEAMTRGDWAAYGSAVQNLGQVLKQLQGAGG; this is encoded by the coding sequence TTGCGCAGTTCCTGGTTCCTGCGGGTCTTCCTGGCTCTGTTGGCCCTCGTCCTGTTGTCCTTCTTCGTCTTTTCCGAATACTACACGGACTTCATGTGGTTCGGCTCGCTCGGCTTCGCCGGGGTCTTCACCACGGTCCTCTGGACCAAGGTATGGCTGGGTCTCGTCGCCGGCACCTTGTTCGGCCTATTCATTTGGGCCAACCTATGGTGGGCCAAGGGACGCCTGTGGCAGCTCCAGGGCGAACTGATTGAGGCCACCCTGGGCCGAGCGGTCACTCCCAGGTGGATCAAGATCATCCTCACCCTGGCCGCGGCGGCGATCGGGGTCATCGCCGGAATCAACTTCGCCGCGTACTGGGAAGTCTTTTTGCAGTATCTCAATCGGGTCCCCTTTGGGGTCGGCGACCCCATCTTCCACCGGGACGTCGCCTTCTACGTGTTCCAGGTCCCGTTCCTCGAGGCGCTCTATGGGACGGTCATGGCGGCGATCGTCATCGCCATCTTGGGCTCGGGCGCCCTCTATATCTTCAATCGGCAGATCAACTTCGGCCGTGGAATGCCCGAACTCATGCCGCAGCCCATGGCCCACCTGTCGCTCCTCTTGGCGGCGGCGTTCCTGGTCAAGGCCGGCGGCTATCTGCTCAGGCTGTACGGCTTGGTCTACTCACCCCGGGGGGTCGTCTTCGGGGCCAGCTACACTGATGTCCACGCGGAGGCCCCGGGGCTGAAGATCTTGGCCGTGCTGGCCATCGCCCTGGCGATCATCACCGCGCTCAACGCCTTCCTTCGCCGGACGAACCTGCCGGCCATCGGCTTCGGCGTCCTCCTGGCCGCCTCGTTCCTGGCCGGGACCGTCTATCCCTATTTTGTCCAGCAGTTCGAGGTGACCCCGAACGAACTGACCAGAGAAGAGCCGTACATCAGGTATACAATCGAGTTCAGTCGGCTCGGGTTCGGGTTGGACCAGGTGGATGAGAAGGAGTTCACCGCCCAGGACGGCCTCAACCAGCAGACGCTGGCGGCCAACCAGGGGACGATCGAAAACATCCGAATCTGGGATCGCCCTCAGCTTCTCAGCACCTATGCTCAGCTTCAAGGGTTGCGCCCCTACTACCGGTTCAACGACGTGGATGTCGACCGGTACACCATCAATGGTCGCTACCGCCAGGTCACCCTGGCCGCCAGAGAACTCGACAAGAGCGTGCTGGCCCAGCAGAACTCGGACACCTGGGTGAACCGCCACCTGAACTTCACCCACGGTTACGGGCTGGTAATGAGCCCGACCACTGAGGTCACCGCCGAGGGCCTGCCGTTGATGATGGTCAAGGACATCCCGCCCAAGTCGACGGTGAACGTGGCCGTCACCCGACCCGAGATCTACTTCGGAGAACTGACCGACGACTATGTGCTGGTCGACACCAAGCAGAAGGAATTCGACTACCCGATGGGCGACGACAACGCCTACACGACCTACCAGGGGACAGGCGGCGTCAAGCTATCCTCACCCCTGGTCAAGGCGGCCTTCGCCCTGCGGCTGGAATCCTTCCAGATGCTCTTGTCCGACGTCGTCCAACGCGACAGCCGGATCCTCCTCTACCGGAACATCAAGCCGACGGCGGCCGCCCCGCTGACCCGGCAGGCCAAGATCGCCCCGTTCCTGTCCTATGACGACAATCCCTATATCGTCGTGGGGGACGACGGCGGCCTCTTCTGGATCATCGACGCCTACACTTATAGCGGGCGGTTCCCATACTCGGAGCGGACCCCGGAAGGGATGAACTACATCCGCAACTCGGTCAAGGTGGTGGTCGACGCCTACAACGGCGACACGACCTACTACGTGGTCGATCCCAAGGACCCGCTGATCCAGACCTACCAGAAGATGTTCCCGAGCCTCTTTACCAGCATCGACCAGATGCGGCCGGATCTGCGGCGGCATATCCGCTACCCGATGGGCCTCTTCCAGGTGCAGGCCGAGCGCTATGCGACCTATCACATGCTGGACCCGATCGTCTGGTACAACAAGGAGGACAAGTGGCAGGGGGTCGGGCTGACCGGCGCCGGGGCCGCGACCGACCAGTCGTCCGGCCAGAGTGGGCAAAAGACCGTTCCCCAGCCGGAATACATCATCATGCGGATCCCCGGTCAGCAGGCCGAGGAGTTCGTCCTGATCATGCCCTATACCCCGACGACCAAGCAGAACATGATCGCCTGGATCGCCGCCCGCTCGGACGGTGAGCACTACGGGCAACTCTTGGTCTTCAAGTTCCCCAAACAGAAGCTGGTCTATGGGCCGGAGCAGATCAAGGCCCGGATCAACCAGGACCCCGAGATCGTCCGGCAGCTGACCCTGTGGACCAGCGCCAACCAGGGTGACCTGATGGTCATCCCGATTGACAACTCCCTCGTTTACGTCCGCCCGCTCTACCTCGAATCGGCCACCAACAAGCTACCTGAGCTGAAGCGGGTCATCGTCGCCTACGGGGAGCGGGTGGTCATGGAGCCGAGCCTCGGCGAGGCCCTGGCCCGAATCTTCGGCGCGACCCCGATCACGCCCGGCCCGGTCACGCCCGGGACCCCCAGCCCCGGCCCATCGACCGGAACCGGTCAGTCGGCTGCCGTGCGTAGCTTGATCGCCCAGGCCAACCAACTCTACCAGCAGGCCCAGGAAGCGATGACCCGGGGAGACTGGGCCGCCTACGGAAGCGCCGTCCAAAACCTCGGCCAGGTACTGAAGCAGCTCCAGGGAGCCGGTGGCTGA
- a CDS encoding helix-turn-helix domain-containing protein produces MDENGEREGKVVEEGPSGLAAVGDLLRRTRESKGISLAQAQLDTKIRTKYLEALEAGKDGETPGEAYFKGFLRFYGNYLGLDGINLVTKYKEIKAAEVLGGREGTGGRNDSGARSSRAHREPRPAPSPASPPGTTPTMVRPTRVKRAQGPQRPSQRPRSAGEEGERRRHARRKRSPVVLIVISLLILGGLGYVGWRYLDHWQAANPPRSGENGPTGAGQTGGAAPGGSSGSAGGSTPVTGSPGTQPVPDFSKLVLEGRQTDQETTIYTLSVTEVVVTLKANERCWVRAVADGQTVNEEVLEAGREMEWSAKDRFELRMGNPGGVSLAVNSAPVDTGPREQPPRTLILTVKK; encoded by the coding sequence TTGGACGAGAACGGCGAGAGGGAAGGCAAGGTCGTCGAGGAAGGGCCATCGGGCCTGGCGGCCGTCGGCGACCTGCTCCGCCGGACGCGCGAGAGCAAGGGGATCAGCCTTGCCCAAGCTCAGCTGGACACGAAGATAAGGACCAAGTACCTGGAGGCGCTCGAGGCCGGTAAGGATGGCGAGACTCCAGGAGAGGCCTATTTCAAGGGTTTCCTCCGTTTCTACGGGAATTACCTGGGCCTTGACGGGATCAATCTGGTCACCAAGTACAAGGAAATCAAGGCGGCCGAGGTCCTTGGTGGCCGGGAGGGAACCGGCGGACGCAACGATTCCGGTGCCCGGTCCTCGCGGGCGCACCGCGAGCCGCGGCCGGCGCCGTCGCCGGCGTCGCCACCGGGAACAACGCCCACAATGGTTCGGCCGACTCGGGTCAAACGGGCGCAGGGACCCCAAAGGCCTTCCCAGAGGCCCCGGTCAGCCGGGGAAGAGGGTGAGCGCCGCCGCCATGCACGGCGCAAGCGCTCACCGGTGGTCCTGATCGTTATCAGTTTGCTCATTCTGGGCGGGCTCGGCTATGTCGGTTGGCGCTACCTGGACCACTGGCAGGCGGCGAACCCGCCCCGGAGCGGCGAGAACGGACCTACGGGGGCCGGACAGACCGGGGGCGCCGCGCCAGGGGGCTCAAGCGGTTCCGCCGGGGGGAGCACTCCGGTCACCGGGTCACCGGGGACACAGCCCGTTCCGGACTTCTCCAAGCTGGTCCTGGAGGGCAGGCAGACGGATCAGGAGACGACTATCTACACCCTGAGTGTCACGGAAGTCGTGGTCACCCTCAAGGCCAATGAACGCTGCTGGGTCAGAGCCGTGGCCGACGGGCAGACGGTTAATGAGGAGGTCCTCGAGGCCGGCCGGGAAATGGAGTGGTCGGCCAAGGACCGCTTCGAACTTCGGATGGGTAACCCGGGCGGAGTCAGCCTCGCGGTCAACTCGGCGCCGGTGGATACCGGCCCGCGTGAACAACCCCCCAGGACGCTCATCCTGACGGTCAAGAAATAG
- the asnS gene encoding asparagine--tRNA ligase, whose product MTATTISRLAEHVGEEVELRGWVYNRRSSGKIQFLIIRDGTGFVQAVAAPNEIGAETFAACDRLTQESSVAVRGRVRADKRAPGGVELTLTGLDLIQVAEDYPITHKEHGVEFLMDNRHLWLRTPRQNAIIRIRSEVIRACEDFLDEQGFIRVDSPILTPNACEGTTTLFETDYFDTKAYLSQSGQLYNEATAAAFGRVYCYGPTFRAEKSKTRRHLIEFWMIEPEAAFFDFEDNLRLQEEMIAYVVARVLERRATELKAIERDTAPLQKIKTPFPRISYDEALERLRAAGREIPWGEDFGAPDETIISNQFDRPVFVTHFPREIKAFYMKPDPNRPEVVLAADLLASEGYGEIIGGSQRIDDPAQLDEGLRRHDLPAEAYRWYTDLRKYGTFPHSGFGLGIERTVAWVCGLEHVRETIPFARLLNRLQP is encoded by the coding sequence TTGACGGCGACAACCATCAGCCGGCTGGCGGAGCATGTCGGGGAGGAAGTCGAACTCCGCGGCTGGGTTTACAATCGGCGCTCAAGCGGGAAGATCCAGTTCCTGATCATCCGCGACGGCACCGGCTTCGTGCAGGCCGTGGCCGCTCCGAACGAGATCGGGGCGGAGACCTTCGCGGCCTGCGATCGCCTGACCCAGGAGTCGTCGGTGGCCGTCCGCGGCCGGGTGAGGGCGGACAAGCGCGCCCCCGGCGGCGTGGAGTTGACCTTGACCGGCCTCGACCTGATCCAGGTGGCCGAAGACTACCCGATCACCCATAAGGAGCACGGGGTCGAATTCCTGATGGACAACCGCCACCTCTGGCTCAGGACGCCTCGGCAGAACGCGATCATCCGCATCCGCTCAGAAGTCATCCGGGCCTGTGAGGACTTCCTGGACGAGCAGGGGTTCATCCGGGTCGATTCGCCGATTCTCACGCCCAACGCCTGTGAGGGAACGACCACCCTGTTTGAGACGGACTACTTCGACACCAAGGCTTATCTGAGTCAGAGCGGGCAGCTCTATAACGAGGCCACGGCCGCGGCTTTCGGGCGGGTCTACTGCTACGGGCCGACCTTCCGGGCCGAAAAGTCCAAGACCCGACGGCATCTGATCGAGTTCTGGATGATCGAACCTGAGGCGGCTTTCTTCGACTTCGAGGATAACCTCCGGCTGCAGGAAGAGATGATCGCCTACGTCGTCGCCCGCGTCCTCGAGCGGCGGGCCACCGAGCTGAAGGCGATCGAGAGGGATACCGCCCCGTTGCAGAAGATCAAGACCCCCTTCCCGCGGATCAGCTACGACGAGGCCTTGGAACGCCTGCGGGCAGCCGGACGGGAAATCCCGTGGGGCGAGGACTTTGGGGCCCCCGACGAGACGATCATCTCCAATCAGTTCGACCGGCCCGTCTTCGTCACTCATTTTCCGCGGGAGATCAAGGCCTTTTACATGAAGCCCGACCCGAATCGGCCAGAGGTCGTCCTGGCCGCCGACCTGCTGGCCTCCGAGGGCTATGGTGAGATCATCGGCGGCTCGCAACGGATCGACGACCCGGCGCAACTGGACGAGGGCCTCCGCCGGCACGACCTCCCGGCCGAGGCCTACCGATGGTACACCGACCTGAGAAAGTACGGGACCTTCCCGCACTCCGGCTTCGGACTCGGGATCGAGCGAACCGTGGCCTGGGTTTGCGGGCTGGAGCACGTCAGGGAGACCATCCCGTTCGCCCGCCTTCTCAACCGACTGCAGCCCTGA
- a CDS encoding SpoIID/LytB domain-containing protein yields the protein MAAKPDSGRPFRWAALACTAVILVAVGVGPETVGAAGPPVAPAGLEWRRVWAAEPVISVFLDDRGYSVSMAMEEYLAGVIAAEMDPDWPLEALAAQAVCSRTETLRNMQLGIGPRRIHGTDACTSPQHLQAYAPARINAAVRQAVAMTRGQVLTYDRDLIFSLYSNSAGGLTATGREAFPDLGHPSPYLASVPSLGDAVTPPAEETWRLAVPRWQLEGVTGAAPGSSSTVKISRYGVSGRALEITVGSKKISGPALREAVGSDVFRSTLITSIDQGTGAVIFTGRGWGHGTGLDQRGAQALAQAGWKASAILTHYFQGCALERLWK from the coding sequence TTGGCGGCAAAGCCAGACTCTGGGCGCCCGTTCCGTTGGGCCGCGTTGGCCTGCACGGCGGTCATCCTCGTCGCTGTCGGCGTGGGACCCGAGACCGTGGGAGCCGCGGGCCCGCCGGTTGCGCCGGCCGGTCTCGAATGGCGCCGGGTCTGGGCCGCGGAGCCAGTAATTTCGGTCTTCCTCGACGACCGCGGCTACTCGGTTTCAATGGCGATGGAAGAGTATCTGGCCGGCGTGATCGCCGCGGAGATGGACCCCGACTGGCCCCTGGAAGCCCTGGCCGCTCAGGCGGTCTGCTCCCGGACCGAGACCCTTAGGAACATGCAGCTCGGAATCGGACCGCGCCGGATCCATGGGACGGACGCCTGCACCAGCCCGCAGCACCTGCAGGCCTACGCGCCGGCGAGGATCAACGCGGCGGTTCGCCAGGCCGTGGCGATGACTCGGGGGCAGGTCCTGACCTACGACCGCGACCTCATCTTCTCCCTTTACTCCAACTCGGCCGGCGGGTTGACGGCGACCGGTCGGGAGGCCTTTCCCGACCTCGGCCACCCGTCCCCCTATCTGGCCAGCGTCCCGTCATTGGGGGACGCCGTGACTCCGCCGGCCGAAGAGACTTGGCGGCTGGCCGTGCCGCGGTGGCAACTCGAGGGGGTGACCGGGGCGGCCCCCGGCTCGTCGAGTACGGTCAAGATCAGCCGGTACGGGGTCTCCGGCCGAGCGCTCGAAATCACCGTCGGATCGAAGAAGATCAGCGGACCCGCCCTGCGGGAGGCCGTCGGTTCGGACGTCTTCCGGTCGACCCTGATCACCTCGATCGACCAGGGGACGGGGGCGGTCATCTTCACCGGCCGGGGTTGGGGCCACGGTACCGGCCTCGACCAGCGCGGCGCCCAGGCCCTGGCCCAAGCGGGGTGGAAGGCCTCGGCCATCCTGACCCACTACTTCCAGGGCTGCGCCCTGGAACGCCTGTGGAAATGA